In Paenibacillus sp. FSL M7-0420, a single genomic region encodes these proteins:
- the metE gene encoding 5-methyltetrahydropteroyltriglutamate--homocysteine S-methyltransferase yields the protein MSKGINTSSLGYPRIGKNREWKKVLEAYWAGKIDEQSFRSQMEDIQLQHLQTQQQAGIDLIPVGDFTFYDHVLDTAAMFGIVPARYGYKGGEIPLDLYFAMARGNAEAPACEMTKWFNTNYHYIVPEIGSLSPVLTANKPLAAYRFAKERAGIEGKPVIVGLYTFLKLSKGFPAADIAAVAARFLPLYVQLLQELKAEGVAWVQIDEPAIVTGLTAEDTALLQNIYSEIAAAVPGLNLMLQTYFEAAEPLEALLALPVQGLGLDFVHDGGKNLESVARLGWPQDKTLGAGILDGRNIWRADTDAKLELVEKLLTYVPKEQLILQPASSLLHVPVTVEGEVKLKAAVKNALAFANEKLAELVLIAAAANEGRERYAAELERSREVLAVFRALPERGRKDVAEQVHALAQLPDRRSLPFAERVKVQQEKWRLPLLPTTTIGSFPQTAEVRQARLKWRKGVWNQERYDLFIKRQIAEAITLQEELGLDVLVHGEFERTDMVEFFGEKLAGYLFTAGGWVQSYGSRCVKPPVIYADVAFIEPMTVKESVYAQSLTKLPVKGMLTGPVTILNWSFVRDDLSREAVAGQIALALRHEVSALEEAGIEMIQVDEPAIREGLPLKARDHEYYLNWAVKSFRTATNHVKDTTQVHTHMCYSEFNDMIGSISAMDADVISIETSRSHGELIVSFEEQEYDKGIGLGVYDIHSPRVPVVEEMTSAIERALRVLDVQQFWINPDCGLKTRGWEETTGALRNMVKAAVLVREQHGAVTR from the coding sequence ATGAGTAAAGGAATCAATACAAGCAGCCTCGGTTATCCGAGAATCGGCAAGAACCGTGAATGGAAGAAAGTGCTGGAGGCTTATTGGGCCGGCAAAATCGATGAGCAAAGCTTCCGCTCGCAGATGGAGGATATTCAGCTTCAACATTTGCAGACCCAGCAGCAGGCCGGAATTGATCTGATTCCTGTGGGCGACTTCACCTTCTATGACCATGTGCTGGATACTGCCGCCATGTTCGGGATCGTACCGGCGCGTTATGGATATAAGGGCGGAGAGATTCCGCTGGATCTGTATTTTGCAATGGCGCGCGGCAATGCAGAGGCTCCGGCCTGCGAGATGACGAAATGGTTCAATACGAATTACCATTACATTGTACCTGAGATCGGCAGCCTGTCCCCGGTATTGACAGCGAATAAACCGCTGGCCGCCTACCGCTTCGCCAAGGAGCGGGCAGGCATTGAGGGCAAGCCGGTTATAGTCGGACTGTATACCTTCCTGAAGCTGTCCAAGGGCTTCCCGGCAGCAGACATCGCCGCCGTTGCCGCACGCTTCCTCCCGCTGTATGTGCAGCTGCTGCAGGAGCTGAAGGCGGAAGGAGTGGCCTGGGTACAGATCGATGAACCGGCGATTGTTACCGGCTTAACGGCTGAGGATACCGCGCTGCTGCAGAACATTTACAGTGAGATTGCTGCGGCCGTACCTGGTCTGAACCTGATGCTGCAGACGTACTTCGAAGCTGCGGAGCCGCTTGAAGCATTGCTCGCGCTGCCTGTGCAGGGTCTGGGTCTTGACTTCGTCCATGACGGCGGCAAGAATCTGGAGTCGGTTGCACGCCTCGGGTGGCCGCAGGATAAGACACTCGGAGCCGGTATCCTTGACGGACGCAACATCTGGCGCGCCGATACCGATGCCAAGCTGGAGCTGGTAGAGAAGCTGCTGACCTATGTGCCTAAGGAGCAGCTGATTCTCCAGCCAGCGTCAAGTCTGCTGCATGTGCCTGTAACGGTTGAGGGCGAGGTCAAGCTGAAGGCTGCGGTTAAGAATGCCTTGGCGTTCGCCAATGAGAAGCTGGCCGAGCTGGTTCTCATTGCGGCAGCCGCGAATGAAGGAAGAGAGCGTTATGCCGCCGAGCTGGAGCGCAGCCGTGAGGTGCTGGCCGTATTCCGTGCCCTGCCGGAGCGCGGGCGTAAGGATGTAGCGGAGCAGGTGCATGCCCTTGCCCAGCTGCCGGACCGCCGCAGCCTTCCGTTCGCCGAGCGTGTCAAGGTTCAGCAGGAGAAGTGGCGTCTGCCGCTGCTGCCGACCACGACCATCGGCAGCTTCCCGCAGACGGCTGAAGTCCGCCAGGCCCGTCTGAAATGGCGCAAGGGAGTCTGGAACCAGGAGCGTTATGACTTGTTCATCAAGCGGCAGATCGCTGAAGCGATTACGCTTCAGGAGGAGCTTGGTCTGGATGTGCTGGTACACGGAGAGTTCGAGCGTACGGATATGGTGGAATTCTTCGGGGAGAAGCTGGCCGGCTATCTGTTCACCGCAGGCGGCTGGGTTCAGTCCTACGGCTCACGCTGCGTGAAGCCGCCGGTCATCTATGCCGATGTTGCCTTCATCGAGCCGATGACCGTCAAGGAGAGCGTGTATGCCCAGTCACTGACGAAGCTGCCTGTTAAGGGAATGCTGACCGGACCGGTCACGATCCTGAACTGGTCCTTTGTCCGTGATGATCTCAGCCGGGAAGCAGTGGCCGGACAGATCGCCCTTGCTCTGCGTCATGAAGTATCCGCACTGGAGGAGGCTGGGATCGAGATGATTCAGGTCGATGAGCCGGCGATCCGCGAAGGCCTGCCGCTGAAGGCGAGAGATCATGAGTATTATCTGAACTGGGCGGTGAAATCCTTCCGGACCGCCACGAATCATGTCAAGGACACCACACAGGTGCATACGCATATGTGCTACAGCGAATTCAATGATATGATCGGTTCGATCTCGGCGATGGATGCGGATGTCATCTCCATTGAGACCTCGCGCAGCCATGGTGAGCTGATCGTCAGCTTCGAGGAGCAGGAATACGATAAGGGGATTGGACTGGGTGTGTATGATATCCACAGTCCGCGCGTACCGGTGGTAGAGGAGATGACTTCGGCCATCGAACGTGCGCTGCGCGTGCTGGATGTCCAGCAGTTCTGGATTAATCCCGACTGCGGACTGAAGACACGGGGCTGGGAAGAGACCACAGGCGCACTGCGTAATATGGTGAAGGCTGCGGTCCTGGTGAGAGAGCAGCACGGCGCAGTGACCCGTTAA
- a CDS encoding undecaprenyl-diphosphate phosphatase encodes MELLTIVKAIILGIVEGLTEFAPVSSTGHMIIVDDMWLKSQEFLGKYTANSFKVVIQLGSILAVVIIFRNRFIDLLGLRKLSRQDLAVVPEGQRQAPVEGRLKLTHILIGLLPAGIFGFLLEDYIDEHLFSTFTVLIGLVVGALFMICADRFAPANARTESVDQITYRQALSVGLIQCISLWPGFSRSGSTISGGVLLGMSHRAAADFTFIMAVPIMAGASLISLLKNWQYFTLDALPFFIAGFISAFVFALVSMRFFLKLINRIKLLPFAIYRIVLAGVVYLIWF; translated from the coding sequence ATGGAGCTGCTGACCATTGTTAAAGCAATCATCCTGGGCATTGTAGAAGGGCTGACCGAATTTGCTCCGGTATCCTCGACAGGCCATATGATCATCGTTGATGATATGTGGCTTAAATCGCAGGAGTTCCTGGGGAAGTACACGGCCAACTCCTTCAAGGTAGTGATTCAATTAGGCTCCATTCTTGCAGTCGTCATTATTTTCCGTAACCGGTTCATTGATCTGCTGGGCCTGAGGAAGCTTAGCCGCCAGGATCTGGCCGTAGTGCCGGAAGGGCAGCGGCAGGCTCCGGTTGAAGGACGGCTGAAGCTGACGCATATCCTCATTGGACTGCTGCCTGCCGGTATTTTCGGATTTCTGCTGGAGGATTACATCGATGAGCATCTGTTCTCTACCTTTACTGTGCTGATTGGACTTGTGGTAGGAGCGTTGTTCATGATCTGTGCTGACCGTTTTGCGCCTGCGAATGCCCGGACTGAGAGTGTGGACCAAATTACATATAGGCAGGCGCTATCAGTCGGATTGATTCAATGTATCTCCCTGTGGCCGGGCTTCTCGCGGTCCGGCTCGACGATATCCGGTGGGGTTCTGCTGGGCATGAGCCACCGTGCGGCAGCCGATTTCACCTTCATCATGGCGGTACCGATTATGGCCGGGGCAAGCCTGATTTCACTGCTGAAGAACTGGCAGTATTTTACGCTGGATGCCTTGCCGTTCTTCATTGCCGGCTTCATTAGCGCCTTCGTATTCGCACTGGTATCGATGCGTTTCTTCCTGAAGCTGATTAACCGGATCAAGCTGTTGCCCTTCGCAATCTACCGGATTGTGCTTGCCGGTGTGGTCTATCTGATCTGGTTCTGA